The proteins below are encoded in one region of Zootoca vivipara chromosome 10, rZooViv1.1, whole genome shotgun sequence:
- the MGST1 gene encoding microsomal glutathione S-transferase 1, whose amino-acid sequence MTKLNEIVDMDVMTAYTFHAVILIVKMMLMSPLTGYLRMKNKAFANPEDAATFVKGEAAKKYLRTDPDVERVRRLHRNDLENIIPFLFIAFFYSFTGISETTALIHFRIFTAARLLHTIAYLVPLPQPCRGLGFGVGLLVTFSMIFQLLWNGLNLL is encoded by the exons ATGACTAAACTTAATGAAATAGTAGACATGGACGTGATGACGGCCTACACTTTCCATGCAGTCATTCTCATCGTAAAAATGATGCTGATGAGCCCTCTAACAGGATACTTAAGAATGAAGAACAAG GCATTCGCCAACCCTGAAGATGCGGCAACATTTGTTAAAGGAGAGGCTGCAAAAAAGTATCTCAGGACTGATCCAGATGTGGAGCGCGTGCGAAG ACTCCATCGCAACGACCTTGAGAACATCATTCCGTTCCTCTTCATTGCATTCTTCTATTCTTTCACGGGCATTTCTGAAACCACAGCCTTGATTCACTTCAGAATTTTTACTGCGGCTCGACTCCTCCACACCATTGCCTACCTGGTGCCCCTTCCGCAGCCCTGCAGGGGTCTGGGTTTTGGGGTCGGTCTCCTTGTGACCTTTTCCATGATATTCCAGCTTCTGTGGAATGGCCTGAACCTGTTATAA